A genomic segment from Paenibacillus sp. FSL K6-1096 encodes:
- a CDS encoding S-layer homology domain-containing protein, protein MMINKKAIAALTAATLLSLTLGAQSFAADSSFKDIGNVTGKDKINTLKQRGLIKGISDTRFLPGGTVTTAQGMQFISGGLQLSLAAIDFNKAPKASAIFPKIKDTAWYAEAFINAHYNGVDIPTDIDPAKPITKELFTSLLVQAVEKAGNLPMINLVPADIADADALNPSYQGSIQRSLKYKINTLDASGKFNPKSQITRAEAAVMLFNALDYLKSVSDGGTPQ, encoded by the coding sequence ATGATGATCAACAAGAAGGCCATTGCAGCGCTGACCGCGGCCACCCTTCTCTCGCTTACACTAGGCGCGCAGAGCTTCGCGGCAGACAGCAGCTTCAAGGATATCGGGAATGTGACCGGCAAGGACAAGATCAACACTCTGAAGCAGCGGGGTCTGATCAAGGGCATCTCGGATACCCGGTTTCTCCCCGGAGGAACCGTAACCACCGCCCAAGGCATGCAGTTCATCTCCGGCGGTCTCCAGCTTAGCCTGGCGGCTATTGATTTCAACAAGGCGCCTAAGGCCAGCGCTATTTTCCCCAAAATCAAGGACACTGCCTGGTATGCGGAAGCGTTCATTAATGCTCATTACAACGGTGTCGACATCCCTACGGATATTGATCCGGCCAAGCCGATTACCAAGGAACTCTTCACCAGCCTGCTGGTTCAAGCCGTGGAGAAGGCCGGCAACCTGCCGATGATTAACCTTGTTCCGGCGGATATTGCCGATGCCGATGCGCTTAATCCTTCTTATCAGGGCAGCATCCAGCGGTCGCTGAAGTACAAAATCAACACGCTTGACGCAAGCGGCAAGTTCAATCCGAAGAGCCAGATCACCCGCGCGGAAGCTGCCGTTATGCTGTTCAATGCCCTGGACTATCTGAAGTCCGTCAGCGATGGAGGAACACCGCAATAA
- a CDS encoding sugar phosphate isomerase/epimerase, translating into MKLGVFMVLFGGRGFEDALDYVASKGLKAVEIGTGGYPGNSHCNPKELLEDEAALKAFKDAVESRGLMISALSCHGNPLHPQKELADKDHEVFVNTVKLANKLGVKVVNTFSGCPGDHEGAKYPNWPVAPWPNDYQEILDWQWENKVIPYWTEQAAFAAAHDVKIGLELHGGFSVHTPATLLRLREAAGEAIGANLDPSHMWWQGIDPVQAIHILGREGAIHHFHAKDTVIDPVNVNKHGLTDMQSYTKMLDRAWQFRSVGYGHDVKVWADMMSALRLVGYDYVVSIEHEDGLMSIEEGFSKAVANLQQVLIEEPVSEMWWV; encoded by the coding sequence ATGAAACTTGGAGTATTTATGGTGTTGTTCGGCGGACGGGGGTTCGAGGACGCGCTGGATTATGTGGCTTCTAAAGGGCTGAAGGCTGTAGAGATCGGCACCGGCGGTTATCCCGGCAACAGCCATTGCAATCCGAAGGAGCTGCTGGAGGACGAAGCTGCGCTGAAGGCCTTCAAGGATGCGGTAGAATCACGCGGACTGATGATCAGCGCGCTAAGCTGCCACGGCAACCCGCTGCACCCGCAGAAGGAATTGGCAGATAAGGATCATGAGGTGTTTGTGAACACGGTTAAACTGGCGAATAAGCTGGGCGTCAAGGTGGTCAATACCTTCTCCGGCTGTCCCGGCGACCATGAAGGTGCAAAATATCCGAACTGGCCGGTGGCTCCTTGGCCGAATGATTACCAGGAGATTCTGGACTGGCAGTGGGAGAACAAGGTGATCCCTTACTGGACCGAGCAGGCGGCCTTCGCTGCTGCACATGATGTGAAGATTGGTCTTGAGCTGCATGGCGGGTTCTCGGTGCACACTCCGGCTACCCTGCTCAGACTTAGAGAAGCTGCCGGGGAAGCGATCGGGGCCAACCTTGACCCTAGCCATATGTGGTGGCAGGGCATTGATCCGGTCCAGGCTATTCATATTCTGGGCCGCGAAGGGGCCATCCATCACTTCCATGCGAAGGATACCGTCATTGACCCGGTCAATGTGAACAAGCATGGTCTGACCGACATGCAGTCCTATACGAAGATGCTGGACCGTGCCTGGCAGTTCCGTTCCGTAGGCTACGGACACGATGTCAAGGTCTGGGCGGATATGATGAGCGCGCTGCGTCTTGTCGGATACGACTATGTGGTTAGTATTGAACACGAAGACGGCCTGATGTCGATCGAAGAGGGCTTCTCCAAGGCGGTCGCCAACCTCCAGCAGGTGCTGATTGAGGAGCCTGTCTCCGAGATGTGGTGGGTCTAA
- a CDS encoding amino acid ABC transporter ATP-binding protein, translating to MIEIRDLHKSFGPLEVLKGVDLTVEHGQVMVIIGPSGSGKTTLLRCFNLLEIPDQGRLTLNTVKLEFTPGGKIPQRTLLSLRQQTGMVFQSYNLFPHMTALGNVMEGQVTVQKRSKEEAKAKALILLDKVGLADKADAYPHQLSGGQQQRVAIARAMAVEPEVLLFDEPTSALDPELVGEVLKVIRQLAREGMTMVIVTHEMKFAADVADRIILMDQGVILEQGTPQQVLEQTKNPRALQFLNRLSGEE from the coding sequence ATGATAGAAATACGCGATTTACATAAGTCCTTCGGTCCGCTGGAGGTGCTGAAGGGCGTCGATCTCACCGTGGAACACGGTCAGGTTATGGTGATTATCGGACCTTCAGGCTCCGGCAAAACCACCCTGCTGCGCTGCTTCAATCTGCTGGAGATCCCGGATCAGGGCAGACTGACGCTGAATACCGTGAAGCTGGAGTTCACCCCCGGCGGTAAAATTCCCCAGCGCACCTTGCTGTCCCTGCGCCAGCAGACCGGAATGGTCTTCCAGTCCTACAATCTGTTCCCGCATATGACTGCGCTCGGCAATGTGATGGAGGGACAGGTTACGGTACAGAAGCGGTCCAAGGAGGAAGCGAAGGCGAAAGCCTTAATTCTGCTGGACAAAGTAGGTCTGGCGGACAAGGCCGATGCTTATCCGCACCAGTTGTCCGGGGGCCAGCAGCAGCGCGTGGCCATCGCCCGGGCGATGGCGGTGGAGCCGGAGGTGCTGCTGTTCGATGAGCCGACCTCGGCGCTCGATCCCGAGCTGGTCGGCGAGGTGCTGAAGGTCATCAGACAGCTGGCCCGGGAAGGGATGACGATGGTCATTGTCACTCATGAGATGAAGTTCGCAGCCGATGTCGCTGACCGGATCATCCTGATGGATCAGGGAGTCATTCTGGAGCAGGGTACGCCGCAGCAGGTGCTGGAGCAGACGAAGAATCCGCGGGCCTTGCAGTTCCTGAACAGGCTGAGCGGGGAAGAGTAA
- a CDS encoding TIGR00266 family protein: MRYDVLYDGAFAMLKVLLEPGESVKAEMGAMVAMSPNVELRGTVDGGIMRGLGRMLSGEKFFFQELTATRGQSEVLLSPGAIGDIQSIELDGSYKLIVQKDGFLAGTQGIQVNTKMQNLARGLFSGEGFFILEISGKGTVFLSSFGAIHAVNLGPGEEIIIDNGHLVAWPDYMHYKIEKAASGWLNSLTSGEALVCRFRGEGVVLVQTRNPGSFGTWIKSFVPNRP; encoded by the coding sequence ATGAGATATGATGTACTGTATGACGGTGCCTTCGCGATGCTTAAGGTATTGCTGGAGCCGGGTGAGAGCGTGAAGGCCGAGATGGGGGCAATGGTCGCCATGTCGCCGAATGTGGAGCTGAGAGGAACGGTTGACGGAGGCATTATGCGCGGTCTGGGCCGGATGCTGAGCGGGGAGAAGTTCTTCTTCCAGGAGCTGACCGCCACGCGCGGACAGAGCGAGGTGCTGCTCTCCCCCGGAGCCATCGGCGATATTCAATCCATTGAGCTGGACGGCTCGTACAAGCTGATCGTGCAGAAGGACGGCTTCCTGGCTGGAACTCAGGGCATTCAGGTCAATACCAAGATGCAGAATCTTGCGCGCGGGCTATTTTCCGGCGAAGGGTTCTTCATTCTGGAGATCAGCGGCAAGGGAACCGTGTTCCTCTCCTCCTTCGGAGCCATCCACGCGGTGAATCTGGGACCTGGCGAGGAGATCATTATCGATAACGGGCACCTGGTGGCCTGGCCGGATTATATGCACTATAAGATAGAAAAAGCAGCCTCCGGCTGGCTGAACAGCTTAACCAGCGGCGAGGCGCTGGTCTGCCGGTTCCGCGGCGAAGGCGTGGTGCTGGTTCAGACCCGGAATCCGGGAAGCTTTGGTACCTGGATCAAATCGTTTGTACCTAACCGCCCCTAG
- a CDS encoding amino acid ABC transporter substrate-binding protein, translating to MKKLSLTIVLLLTMIMVAACGNNNTKNSATGGNGGSESAGQTSAAPGAENSLEAVKASGKLRIGTEGTYAPFTYHDADGKLTGFDVEIAEEVAKRMGVKPEFIETQWDGIFAGMDAKRFDAIFNEVSITDERKVKYDFSDPYIVSKAVLIVPEDNQDIKSFADLKGKKAGQSLTSNLGKIATDNGAEIVSIEGFNQAIDLLLSGRIDATVNDGLSYLDLKKQRPDVKIKQVDEIAEGSHSAAVFLKGNDELVQAVNAALADMKSDGTYLKISEKYFGADVSK from the coding sequence ATGAAAAAATTAAGCCTGACGATTGTGCTGCTCCTGACCATGATTATGGTTGCAGCCTGCGGCAACAACAATACTAAAAATTCAGCAACTGGAGGGAATGGCGGGTCTGAATCTGCGGGACAGACTAGCGCGGCACCAGGTGCGGAGAACAGCCTGGAGGCCGTCAAGGCCAGCGGGAAGCTGCGGATCGGAACGGAAGGCACCTATGCGCCGTTCACTTATCATGATGCGGACGGCAAGCTGACAGGCTTCGATGTCGAGATTGCTGAAGAGGTGGCCAAGCGTATGGGTGTGAAGCCGGAGTTCATTGAAACCCAGTGGGACGGGATTTTTGCCGGAATGGATGCCAAGCGCTTCGATGCAATCTTCAATGAAGTCTCCATTACGGACGAGCGCAAGGTGAAATATGATTTCTCCGATCCGTACATTGTATCCAAGGCGGTGCTGATTGTGCCGGAGGATAACCAGGACATTAAGTCCTTTGCAGACCTGAAGGGCAAGAAGGCCGGACAGTCGCTCACCAGCAATCTCGGCAAAATCGCTACCGACAACGGTGCCGAGATCGTATCCATTGAAGGCTTCAACCAGGCGATCGACCTGCTGCTCTCGGGGCGGATTGATGCCACAGTCAATGACGGCTTGTCTTATCTCGACCTGAAGAAGCAGAGGCCGGATGTCAAAATCAAGCAGGTTGATGAGATTGCCGAAGGCTCGCATAGTGCAGCAGTATTCCTGAAGGGCAACGACGAGCTGGTGCAGGCAGTGAATGCAGCGCTGGCTGACATGAAGAGCGACGGAACCTATCTGAAGATTTCCGAGAAATATTTTGGCGCAGATGTATCGAAATAA
- a CDS encoding helix-turn-helix domain-containing protein — MTQTAACHILSAGFSFHRKPFHMSRSEGVQYYLLRLQTEGRSRTKENGAITIVESGDLMLFAPTDPYYLSIDKEVYPVGKPRIESGDYHIFCSGPWIEEWWGRKARPAVLRLPLSDHILGLFRQLVLEQRRLSDSSPEISACYLQILCMEIDRLMTDQPVISPKAYLAYRMKQYVEEHASYAFRLEDVASHVDISVSRAVHLFKEAFGTTIVKYVNDVRLDMAREKITFSPMPLEHVSETCGFANYTYFHRVFRSRFGMSPKQYRIHSRAQA, encoded by the coding sequence ATGACACAAACCGCAGCTTGCCATATTCTATCCGCCGGATTCTCCTTCCACCGCAAGCCGTTTCATATGTCGCGCAGCGAAGGTGTGCAGTATTATCTGCTCCGGCTCCAGACCGAAGGGCGCAGCCGGACCAAGGAGAACGGCGCCATTACCATTGTCGAGAGCGGGGATCTGATGCTGTTCGCCCCGACCGATCCCTACTACTTAAGCATTGACAAGGAGGTCTACCCTGTCGGCAAACCGCGCATCGAGAGCGGGGATTACCATATCTTTTGCAGCGGCCCCTGGATTGAGGAATGGTGGGGGCGCAAGGCGCGTCCTGCTGTACTCCGGCTGCCGCTTAGCGACCATATTCTGGGACTGTTCCGCCAGCTGGTGCTGGAGCAGCGCCGCCTGTCGGATTCCTCGCCGGAGATTTCCGCTTGTTATCTGCAGATTCTCTGCATGGAGATTGACCGGCTGATGACGGACCAGCCCGTGATTTCCCCGAAGGCTTATCTGGCTTACCGCATGAAGCAATATGTTGAGGAGCATGCCTCTTACGCCTTCCGGCTGGAGGATGTCGCCAGCCATGTGGATATCTCGGTCTCCCGCGCGGTGCATCTGTTCAAGGAGGCGTTCGGCACGACAATTGTGAAATATGTAAATGATGTCAGGCTCGACATGGCCCGGGAGAAAATCACCTTCAGCCCCATGCCGCTGGAGCATGTCTCCGAGACCTGCGGCTTTGCGAACTATACGTACTTCCACCGCGTGTTCCGCAGCCGGTTCGGCATGTCACCCAAGCAGTACCGCATTCACAGCAGAGCGCAAGCCTAG
- a CDS encoding Gfo/Idh/MocA family oxidoreductase codes for MSNKLKIAIIGCGGIANGKHMPSLARQEDAEMVAFCDIVEERAQEAAKTYGAEGAAVFTDFREMLGAGGFDIVHVCTPNDSHSEITVAALEAGNHVLCEKPMAKTAAQAKEMLDAAKRTGKKLSIAYQNRFRADSEYLKGLCEGGELGDIYYGKAIALRRRAVPTWGVFLDEEKQGGGPLIDIGTHALDLTLWLMDNYKPRMVVGSTFHKLGQRKNAANAFGPWDPEQFKVEDSAFGFITMENGATIVLESSWALNVSEFGEAKTLLAGTEGGADMKDGLRLNGERAGRLYETKVDLSSGGVAFYSGAAENEADREARLWLEAVREDKDPVVLPEQAYVVTQILEAVYESARTGRAVYFDGSEDN; via the coding sequence ATGTCTAACAAACTCAAGATTGCTATTATCGGTTGCGGTGGTATCGCAAACGGCAAACATATGCCAAGCCTGGCCCGCCAGGAGGATGCTGAAATGGTGGCGTTCTGCGACATCGTGGAAGAACGCGCCCAGGAGGCGGCTAAGACTTACGGCGCAGAAGGCGCTGCGGTGTTCACCGATTTCCGTGAGATGCTGGGGGCTGGCGGCTTCGACATTGTTCATGTCTGCACACCGAATGACAGCCACTCCGAGATTACGGTTGCTGCACTGGAAGCCGGCAATCACGTGCTGTGCGAGAAGCCTATGGCCAAGACGGCTGCACAGGCCAAAGAGATGCTGGATGCCGCCAAGCGTACAGGCAAGAAGCTGTCGATCGCCTATCAGAACCGCTTCCGTGCGGACAGCGAATATCTGAAGGGGCTGTGCGAGGGCGGAGAGCTCGGCGATATCTATTATGGCAAAGCAATTGCGCTGCGCCGCCGTGCGGTTCCAACCTGGGGCGTGTTCCTGGATGAAGAGAAGCAGGGCGGAGGCCCTCTGATCGATATCGGTACCCATGCGCTTGACCTCACCCTCTGGCTGATGGATAACTACAAGCCGCGTATGGTTGTAGGCTCCACCTTCCACAAGCTGGGCCAGCGCAAGAATGCAGCGAACGCCTTTGGCCCGTGGGACCCTGAGCAGTTCAAGGTTGAAGATTCCGCCTTCGGCTTCATTACGATGGAGAACGGTGCTACAATTGTACTTGAATCGAGCTGGGCGCTTAATGTGTCCGAATTTGGCGAAGCGAAGACGCTGCTTGCCGGTACAGAAGGCGGAGCGGACATGAAGGACGGCCTGCGTCTGAACGGGGAGCGCGCGGGACGCCTCTATGAGACCAAGGTAGACTTGTCCTCCGGCGGAGTCGCTTTCTACAGCGGTGCTGCCGAGAATGAAGCGGACCGTGAAGCCCGCCTGTGGCTGGAAGCGGTAAGAGAAGACAAGGACCCGGTAGTTCTGCCGGAGCAGGCCTATGTCGTTACCCAGATTCTGGAGGCAGTATACGAATCGGCCCGTACCGGCCGTGCCGTGTATTTCGACGGAAGCGAAGACAACTAA
- a CDS encoding amino acid ABC transporter permease, whose amino-acid sequence MDDRQLQIFLDSLLPLFKAGVAFTLPLALVSFILGLVLAVITALARLSSWRIPRLIARFYVWVIRGTPLLVQLFIIFYGLPAAGIVLEPFVAAVIGFTLSVGAYSSEIIRAAILSIPKGQWEAAFSVGMSRRQALRRVILPQAVRVSVPPLSNSFISLVKDTSLAASITYVEIFRKAQQITATTYEPLLLYCEAALFYLLFCSVLSALQNALEKRLDRYTAG is encoded by the coding sequence ATGGATGACCGTCAATTGCAAATTTTCCTGGATTCGCTGCTGCCTCTGTTCAAAGCCGGGGTAGCTTTTACCCTGCCGCTTGCACTGGTATCCTTCATCCTGGGCCTGGTGCTGGCGGTAATCACCGCGCTTGCGCGATTGTCCTCCTGGAGAATCCCGAGGCTGATCGCCCGCTTCTATGTCTGGGTGATTCGGGGGACGCCGCTGCTGGTGCAGCTGTTTATTATTTTCTACGGATTGCCTGCCGCCGGGATTGTGCTGGAGCCGTTCGTGGCAGCGGTGATCGGGTTCACGCTCAGTGTCGGGGCCTATTCCTCGGAGATCATCCGGGCAGCCATTCTGTCCATCCCCAAAGGCCAGTGGGAGGCCGCGTTCTCTGTCGGCATGAGCCGCAGACAAGCACTCCGCCGGGTCATTCTGCCCCAGGCTGTCCGGGTGTCGGTGCCGCCGCTATCGAACTCATTCATCAGTCTGGTGAAGGACACCTCACTTGCAGCAAGCATCACCTATGTAGAGATATTCAGAAAGGCCCAGCAGATCACCGCGACCACCTACGAGCCGCTGCTGCTCTATTGTGAAGCGGCGCTGTTCTATCTGCTGTTCTGCTCCGTTCTGTCGGCGCTGCAGAATGCGCTGGAGAAGCGGCTGGACCGGTATACGGCGGGTTAA
- a CDS encoding Gfo/Idh/MocA family oxidoreductase — protein sequence MSSIKHTVVIVGYGGMGSYHTQLVKESDRVVVQGAYDLLEERRALAAEAGYTAYSSYEEVLADPAVDIVLIATPNDVHKDIAIRAFQAGKHVVCEKPVALSSAEFTEMQAAAKAAGRVLMVHQNRRWDEDFRVIKEMYEQGTIGSLFQIESRVHGANGIPGDWRHVKEQGGGMLLDWGVHLLDQLLFMIDSKVTSVSSNLSFILGNDVDDGFDAILQFENGIRAVVEVGTTNFITMPRWYVKGTQGTAIIEDWSLRGRIVAPNHESEKIEPTPIRAGVGLTKTMAPPSEGATTTQDLPAASELPSSFYNNLAEVIEGTAEPIVKNAEVLRVLKLIEAIFEAAERNETVKNFDTYGA from the coding sequence ATGAGTTCAATCAAACATACTGTAGTTATCGTTGGTTACGGCGGAATGGGCAGCTACCATACGCAGCTGGTCAAAGAGAGTGACCGTGTAGTGGTGCAAGGCGCCTACGATCTGCTGGAAGAGCGGCGCGCTCTGGCGGCGGAGGCAGGGTATACCGCGTATTCCAGCTATGAGGAGGTGCTGGCAGATCCGGCGGTGGACATTGTGCTGATCGCAACCCCGAACGATGTGCACAAGGACATTGCCATCCGCGCCTTCCAGGCGGGCAAGCATGTTGTCTGCGAGAAGCCGGTTGCTTTATCCTCGGCGGAATTCACTGAGATGCAGGCCGCCGCCAAGGCAGCGGGCCGGGTGCTGATGGTGCACCAGAACAGACGCTGGGACGAGGACTTCCGCGTAATCAAGGAGATGTATGAGCAGGGAACGATTGGTTCGCTCTTTCAGATTGAATCCCGCGTGCATGGAGCCAACGGAATTCCCGGGGACTGGCGCCATGTGAAGGAGCAGGGCGGCGGGATGCTGCTGGACTGGGGCGTGCATCTGCTGGACCAGCTGCTGTTCATGATCGACAGCAAGGTGACCAGTGTCAGCAGCAATCTGAGCTTTATTCTGGGCAATGATGTAGATGACGGCTTCGATGCAATCCTGCAGTTCGAGAACGGGATCAGAGCGGTTGTCGAGGTCGGCACGACCAATTTCATTACCATGCCCAGATGGTATGTGAAGGGCACGCAGGGGACGGCGATCATTGAAGACTGGTCGCTGCGGGGAAGAATTGTAGCCCCCAACCACGAATCGGAGAAAATCGAACCGACACCGATCCGTGCCGGTGTGGGCCTGACCAAGACCATGGCTCCGCCTTCAGAAGGCGCGACAACCACCCAGGACCTGCCGGCCGCCTCAGAGCTTCCGTCCAGCTTCTATAATAATCTGGCTGAAGTGATCGAGGGCACCGCAGAGCCGATTGTCAAGAACGCCGAGGTGCTCCGCGTCCTGAAGCTGATTGAGGCGATCTTTGAAGCAGCAGAGCGTAATGAGACGGTGAAGAATTTCGACACGTACGGAGCTTAA
- a CDS encoding sugar phosphate isomerase/epimerase, producing the protein MLKVGLQLYTVREELEQDFEGTIRKVAEMGYSGVEFFNYFGRTAAQVKALLEETGLVAVGAHRPYEAMLNDTQQEISFNLEIGNRNLIVPYLTEEQRNWPEVAANLRVIGDKCLKGGAVLSYHNHDFEFTEKVEGQPAFDYLFDTVPAEQLQVEMDTCWVYYGGYDPAEYIHKYAGRLPIIHLKDLKKREDGSPETVVLGEGEVELGAVIEAAAAAGVEWAVVEQDFCSRSPLASVEDSLNWIRTYEKQGGSIHV; encoded by the coding sequence ATGTTGAAGGTAGGACTTCAGCTGTATACGGTAAGAGAAGAACTGGAACAGGATTTCGAAGGAACGATCCGCAAGGTGGCTGAGATGGGTTACAGTGGCGTAGAGTTCTTCAACTACTTCGGCCGTACTGCCGCCCAAGTGAAGGCGCTGCTGGAAGAGACAGGACTCGTTGCTGTAGGAGCTCACCGCCCGTATGAGGCGATGCTGAATGATACGCAGCAGGAGATCAGCTTCAACCTGGAGATCGGCAACCGTAATCTGATTGTGCCGTATCTGACGGAAGAACAGCGCAACTGGCCTGAAGTGGCAGCTAACCTGCGTGTTATCGGGGACAAGTGCCTGAAAGGCGGAGCGGTTCTTTCTTATCATAATCATGATTTTGAATTCACTGAGAAGGTTGAGGGACAGCCTGCGTTCGATTATCTGTTCGATACGGTGCCTGCAGAGCAGCTGCAGGTAGAGATGGATACCTGCTGGGTGTATTATGGCGGGTATGATCCGGCAGAATATATCCATAAGTATGCAGGACGTCTGCCGATCATCCACCTGAAGGACCTGAAGAAGCGCGAAGACGGCTCCCCGGAGACGGTTGTGCTGGGTGAAGGTGAAGTCGAACTGGGTGCAGTTATTGAAGCGGCCGCTGCGGCCGGTGTGGAGTGGGCAGTGGTGGAGCAGGACTTCTGCAGCCGTTCGCCGCTTGCAAGTGTAGAGGACAGCTTGAACTGGATCAGAACCTACGAGAAACAAGGAGGAAGTATTCATGTCTAA
- a CDS encoding transcriptional repressor, translated as MNPVANISQQFAAHNYKLTPQREAILRVLLDQEKEHLSVEEVYMLVKRSYPHLGLATVYRTLELLCELHIVEKMNFGDGVARYDLRGEDHEHMHHHLICNVCGKLEEIKEDWLTELEERVAREYGFLVTDHRLDFKGTYHSCKETGCKGEKDCRAVS; from the coding sequence GTGAACCCAGTAGCAAATATCAGCCAGCAGTTCGCGGCGCATAATTATAAGCTGACTCCCCAGCGTGAGGCCATCTTGCGTGTATTGCTGGATCAGGAGAAGGAGCATTTGAGCGTAGAGGAAGTATACATGCTGGTCAAGCGCAGTTATCCGCATCTTGGACTGGCAACTGTATACCGTACCTTGGAGCTGCTGTGTGAGCTTCATATTGTCGAGAAGATGAATTTCGGCGACGGCGTGGCCCGTTATGACCTGCGCGGCGAGGATCACGAGCATATGCATCATCACCTGATCTGTAATGTATGCGGGAAGCTGGAGGAGATCAAGGAGGATTGGCTGACGGAGCTGGAGGAGCGGGTAGCCCGTGAATACGGCTTCCTCGTGACCGATCACCGCCTGGACTTCAAAGGCACTTATCATAGCTGCAAGGAAACCGGCTGCAAGGGTGAGAAGGACTGCCGGGCCGTCTCTTAA
- a CDS encoding aminoglycoside phosphotransferase family protein: MESFTKVKLEDSELRLLAAAAFGNDVRIAGSRELTGGFFNTAYDLELSDGRSVILKVAPAPETEVLSYEKDIMRAEVEALRLMRAAGGVPVPEVYSYDETLKLITSPYFFLEKVEGQPYNEIKETLTAEQQSAIEFEVGRLQRRINEIEGPAFGLFGKVPGANGHSWRETFRSMLLNVLQDADRLGARLPASLPEFEQVLEHYLPALDEVSQPRLVHWDLWNGNIFVQDGAVVSIIDWERAMWGDVLQEYYFRHFENSPAFHEGYGLTFTSRNEMLRKQLYDLHLDLILAVECYSRQYKDENHVRWAHDNLTESWRLFTELVS, translated from the coding sequence GTGGAGAGCTTCACCAAGGTTAAGCTGGAGGACAGTGAGCTTCGGCTGTTGGCGGCGGCTGCTTTTGGCAACGATGTAAGGATTGCAGGCAGCCGGGAGCTGACCGGAGGGTTCTTCAATACGGCATATGATCTGGAGCTTAGCGATGGCCGGTCAGTGATCCTGAAGGTAGCTCCTGCACCGGAGACGGAAGTCTTAAGCTATGAGAAGGATATTATGCGGGCCGAGGTGGAGGCGCTGAGGCTGATGCGTGCTGCGGGCGGAGTGCCTGTGCCTGAAGTCTACAGCTATGATGAGACTCTGAAGCTGATAACATCTCCTTATTTCTTCCTGGAGAAGGTGGAAGGGCAGCCGTACAACGAGATCAAGGAGACTCTGACGGCGGAGCAGCAGTCTGCCATCGAATTCGAGGTTGGACGGCTTCAGCGCAGAATTAATGAGATTGAGGGGCCGGCCTTCGGACTGTTCGGCAAAGTACCGGGCGCGAACGGACACTCCTGGAGGGAGACCTTCCGGTCCATGCTGCTGAATGTGCTCCAGGATGCGGACAGGCTGGGGGCCCGTCTGCCCGCTTCTCTTCCTGAATTCGAGCAGGTGCTGGAGCATTATTTGCCTGCGCTTGATGAAGTGAGTCAGCCGCGCCTTGTGCACTGGGACCTGTGGAACGGCAACATTTTCGTGCAGGACGGGGCCGTTGTGTCCATTATTGACTGGGAGCGGGCAATGTGGGGCGATGTGCTGCAGGAGTATTATTTCCGGCATTTCGAGAACTCGCCGGCGTTCCATGAAGGGTACGGTCTGACTTTTACGAGCCGGAATGAAATGCTGCGGAAGCAGTTATATGACCTGCACCTGGATTTGATCCTCGCCGTTGAGTGCTACTCACGCCAGTATAAGGATGAGAACCATGTGCGCTGGGCGCATGACAATCTCACCGAGTCCTGGAGACTGTTCACTGAATTGGTATCATAG